In one window of Gudongella oleilytica DNA:
- a CDS encoding cyclic-di-AMP receptor, producing the protein MKLIVAIIDDEFSGKVVKALMAEKIRATKLSSTGGFLSSGNTTLLIVVEDDRADEITELINRHCKSKRIKNGTEEVTVGVNLFVMPVSGYERI; encoded by the coding sequence ATGAAGCTGATTGTAGCCATCATAGACGATGAGTTTTCAGGCAAGGTGGTTAAGGCACTGATGGCTGAAAAAATACGAGCCACTAAGCTTTCATCCACAGGCGGCTTTCTTAGCTCCGGGAATACCACTCTTCTTATAGTCGTTGAAGATGACAGGGCGGATGAAATCACTGAACTGATAAACAGGCATTGCAAAAGCAAGAGGATAAAAAACGGCACAGAAGAGGTCACAGTGGGAGTTAACCTGTTTGTAATGCCGGTTTCGGGATACGAAAGGATATAG
- a CDS encoding cyclic-di-AMP receptor: MKLIVAIVQDQDAPGVIEELMEKEFRVTKLASTGGFLKAGNTTLLSGVEDDEVDKVIKVIEDNCRTREITTSLLTVSMPGDTYIPYPLEVKVGGATVFVLDVEKHVRI, translated from the coding sequence ATGAAGCTTATAGTTGCAATCGTTCAGGATCAGGATGCGCCGGGAGTTATAGAGGAGCTGATGGAGAAGGAATTCAGGGTGACGAAGCTGGCATCCACAGGCGGCTTTCTTAAGGCTGGGAATACAACACTGTTAAGCGGTGTTGAAGACGATGAGGTAGATAAGGTGATCAAGGTCATCGAGGACAACTGCAGAACCAGAGAGATAACTACCTCACTTCTTACGGTTTCAATGCCCGGCGATACCTATATCCCATACCCTCTGGAGGTCAAGGTGGGAGGAGCAACTGTGTTTGTACTTGATGTAGAGAAGCATGTAAGGATATAG
- the amrA gene encoding AmmeMemoRadiSam system protein A: MGKILSAYLTPHPPIIIAQIGQGEEQKAIKTIEGMEEIGRDIAMRKPQTILIITPHGPVFSDANAISMEKTLKGDFSSFGHNELSYSYDTDQELTCQIVKNCLKNNISVAQMTKDMYKRYKLDGKLDHGALVPLHFVDKYYSDFQIVHITYGVLSPKELYLFGRQIEASILQQKNNVVIIASGDLSHKLKDSGPYSYSPEGPEFDRLIIEIIEKADIGAISSFDMELAHKAGECGLRSLMILAGILSPYELDTKVLSYEGPYGVGYGTAKLIPGKRTNRDLMDTIEKSQKTKQTAIRQSESPHAALARKSLEHYVLTGEYLEVPEDLPEELLVAARPVFVSIKKHGSLRGCIGSTAASRGSLAKEIIHYAVEAGTRDPRFSAVTEDELEELVYSVDVLSPSEPIHSIAELDPGIYGVIVEKGYRRGLLLPMIEGVDTPRDQVRIALQKAGISEDDDYKMERFRVERYQ; encoded by the coding sequence ATGGGAAAAATTCTCTCAGCATACCTTACACCTCACCCGCCGATAATAATAGCTCAGATAGGTCAGGGGGAGGAGCAAAAGGCCATAAAAACCATAGAGGGCATGGAGGAGATAGGAAGAGATATCGCCATGAGAAAGCCTCAGACGATACTGATCATAACTCCCCATGGGCCTGTATTCTCAGACGCCAATGCAATATCAATGGAGAAAACACTTAAGGGGGATTTCAGCTCCTTTGGCCACAACGAGCTTTCATACTCCTATGACACAGATCAGGAGCTGACCTGCCAGATAGTCAAGAATTGCCTGAAAAACAATATTTCCGTTGCACAGATGACAAAGGACATGTATAAAAGATATAAGCTGGACGGCAAGCTCGACCACGGAGCCCTTGTGCCTCTTCATTTTGTGGACAAGTATTACTCAGACTTTCAGATCGTCCACATAACCTATGGCGTTTTATCCCCAAAGGAGCTGTACCTTTTCGGAAGGCAAATTGAAGCTTCGATCCTTCAACAAAAAAACAATGTGGTCATCATAGCCAGCGGGGATCTGTCACACAAGCTAAAGGACAGCGGACCATACAGCTATAGTCCTGAGGGACCTGAATTTGACAGACTTATAATAGAAATAATTGAAAAGGCAGATATTGGAGCCATATCATCCTTCGACATGGAGCTTGCCCATAAGGCCGGTGAATGCGGACTAAGGTCCCTGATGATACTTGCAGGGATCCTAAGCCCCTATGAGCTTGACACCAAGGTTCTGTCCTATGAGGGGCCTTATGGGGTAGGCTACGGAACAGCAAAGTTAATACCTGGAAAAAGGACAAACAGGGATTTGATGGATACCATCGAAAAATCACAGAAAACAAAGCAGACAGCAATAAGGCAGTCGGAAAGTCCACATGCTGCCCTTGCCAGGAAGAGTCTGGAGCATTACGTTCTGACCGGGGAATATTTAGAAGTCCCGGAGGATCTGCCGGAGGAGCTATTGGTAGCTGCGCGGCCGGTATTCGTTTCAATTAAGAAGCACGGAAGCCTGAGGGGCTGCATAGGCTCCACTGCTGCATCCAGGGGAAGTCTTGCAAAGGAGATAATCCACTATGCCGTTGAAGCTGGAACAAGAGATCCCAGATTTTCAGCTGTCACCGAAGATGAGCTGGAGGAGCTGGTTTACTCGGTGGACGTACTGTCTCCATCAGAGCCAATTCATTCGATTGCAGAGTTAGACCCGGGAATCTATGGGGTAATAGTTGAGAAAGGATACAGACGAGGTCTTCTATTGCCGATGATAGAGGGAGTGGATACCCCCCGGGACCAGGTGAGGATAGCGCTTCAGAAAGCAGGGATATCTGAGGATGATGATTATAAAATGGAACGCTTCAGGGTAGAGAGATACCAATAG
- the tmk gene encoding dTMP kinase: MSGLFITLEGPDGSGKSTMIGLIGQYLKEQGIEHVITREPGGTAIGEKIRGIIIDRENINMGPETEALLFAASRAQHVHEKILPAVEEGKVVVCDRFLLSSLAYQGVGRGLGIQEVKAVNEFGLRGMTPDLILFFHVDPEVTLLRKTKEGGDRLEEEGGVFHREVYEGYMTLLRMYPDNVVVIDAEKSVEEVYAQTIAALTEVLKSKEETL; the protein is encoded by the coding sequence ATGAGTGGATTATTCATAACTCTGGAGGGTCCCGACGGATCCGGTAAATCAACGATGATAGGCCTTATCGGTCAATATCTTAAGGAACAGGGCATAGAACATGTCATAACCCGGGAGCCGGGGGGCACTGCCATTGGAGAGAAAATCAGAGGGATAATAATAGACAGGGAGAATATAAACATGGGACCTGAGACTGAGGCATTGCTGTTTGCTGCGTCCAGGGCTCAGCATGTCCACGAGAAGATACTGCCCGCCGTTGAGGAGGGGAAGGTAGTGGTATGCGACAGATTCCTGCTTTCAAGTCTGGCATATCAGGGAGTTGGAAGAGGCCTGGGGATCCAGGAGGTAAAGGCAGTAAATGAATTTGGATTGAGGGGAATGACCCCTGATCTTATCCTTTTCTTCCATGTGGATCCTGAGGTTACACTTTTGAGGAAAACCAAGGAAGGCGGGGACAGACTGGAGGAGGAAGGCGGAGTCTTCCACAGGGAGGTTTACGAGGGCTACATGACCCTCCTGAGAATGTATCCGGATAATGTCGTTGTAATAGATGCAGAAAAATCAGTGGAAGAGGTATACGCCCAAACTATTGCGGCACTAACAGAGGTGCTGAAGTCGAAGGAGGAAACGCTATGA
- a CDS encoding aminotransferase class I/II-fold pyridoxal phosphate-dependent enzyme: MKTPVFDALKNLMEENSVSFHMPGHKGKNTLINWGDYIPYIDTTEVEGMDNLLEPRGIIQDSQDYAAEVFGSKATYYAVNGSTGSIYIALAAITKPGDKVLIQRNCHKAVYNALILNRIQPVYLYPNYNENHNVLTGLYPEDVDEALKADPEIKAVVITYPNYYGVCSDLKSIADIVHKYNKVLMVDEAHGPHFTFNDKLPVSALKAGADIVINSTHKTLPSFTQTSMIHVGTDRIDLNKLRDRYQLYTTTSPSYLFTLSNELAVSYMDSQEGRERLEWSIKKVDEVIERLNKIPRVEVFTGDPDDPTIYSKDNTKILITIDGIRGSMVKKKLRTDYNIRLEMADFYYALILTSLMNDDDDYEKVIAAIEDLAKNAPYEEINWVNVKMPTPKIIIRPADAYYGKKEQVKLKDAIGRVSAAPIIPYPPGIPLIVPGEEITQEIYEHVLFLMDNGIEIVGLMGKEKDNVVVVE, from the coding sequence ATGAAAACACCCGTATTTGATGCATTGAAGAACCTGATGGAGGAAAACTCAGTATCCTTCCATATGCCCGGACACAAGGGGAAGAATACACTTATTAATTGGGGAGACTATATACCGTATATAGATACTACCGAGGTTGAGGGCATGGACAACTTGCTTGAGCCCAGGGGCATAATCCAGGATTCCCAGGACTATGCAGCTGAGGTTTTTGGTTCAAAGGCTACCTATTATGCCGTAAATGGATCTACAGGTAGCATTTACATTGCTCTAGCTGCAATAACTAAGCCGGGAGACAAGGTTCTCATTCAGAGGAATTGCCACAAGGCCGTTTATAACGCCCTTATACTAAACAGGATCCAGCCTGTATACCTGTATCCAAACTACAACGAGAATCACAATGTCCTTACCGGTCTATACCCGGAGGATGTCGATGAGGCTCTGAAAGCTGATCCTGAAATAAAGGCAGTGGTAATTACCTATCCAAACTACTACGGTGTTTGCTCAGACCTTAAGTCCATTGCTGACATAGTCCACAAGTACAACAAGGTTTTGATGGTAGACGAAGCCCATGGTCCTCATTTCACATTTAATGACAAGCTTCCCGTTTCGGCTCTTAAGGCGGGCGCAGACATAGTGATCAACAGTACCCATAAGACATTGCCAAGCTTTACTCAGACATCAATGATCCATGTAGGTACTGACAGGATAGACCTGAACAAGCTGAGAGACAGATATCAGCTTTATACCACGACAAGCCCATCTTATCTGTTCACTCTTTCAAACGAGCTGGCAGTTTCCTACATGGACAGCCAGGAGGGGAGGGAAAGACTTGAGTGGAGCATAAAAAAGGTAGATGAAGTAATAGAAAGACTTAATAAGATCCCAAGGGTGGAGGTATTTACCGGAGACCCTGATGATCCAACAATATATTCAAAGGACAATACGAAGATACTAATAACCATAGATGGTATTAGAGGCTCCATGGTGAAGAAAAAGCTTAGGACAGACTACAACATAAGACTGGAAATGGCTGACTTCTATTATGCCCTTATCCTGACCAGCCTAATGAATGACGACGATGACTATGAGAAAGTGATCGCAGCAATAGAGGACCTGGCAAAGAATGCTCCCTACGAGGAAATAAACTGGGTAAACGTCAAGATGCCGACTCCTAAGATAATAATAAGACCGGCTGATGCGTACTATGGCAAGAAGGAACAGGTAAAGCTGAAGGATGCAATAGGCAGAGTATCAGCCGCGCCAATAATTCCTTATCCACCGGGGATCCCATTGATAGTCCCTGGAGAGGAGATAACTCAGGAGATATATGAGCATGTATTATTCCTTATGGACAATGGCATTGAGATAGTAGGACTTATGGGCAAGGAAAAGGACAACGTAGTAGTAGTCGAGTAA
- the amrS gene encoding AmmeMemoRadiSam system radical SAM enzyme — protein MFYTNKGENVICNLCPHHCRLGEGQRGRCGARQNIGGKLYSLNYERVTAYNYDPIEKKPLYHFYPGSTIFSFGSYGCNLGCDFCQNWQIVTDHNSFVEATTEDILDLAKVRGSIGIAYTYNEPTVFYEFVLDTARKAREEGLFNVLVTNGYINREPLEELLQYIDAMNIDLKSFTNEFYQSICRGTLEPVLETIRLAAKKTHVELTTLIIDGRNSSKKEMEELSGFIASIDPGIPFHLSRYYPNYRMKDPPTSVYTLTELKKTAEKKLKHVYVGNVLGYDNDTYCPECRKRLIGRFPQIRIEGMVEGRCSQCGYKVPGRF, from the coding sequence ATGTTCTACACCAATAAAGGTGAAAATGTAATCTGTAATCTTTGCCCTCATCATTGCAGATTGGGGGAAGGGCAGAGAGGGAGATGCGGAGCCAGACAGAATATAGGCGGCAAGCTATATTCTCTGAATTACGAGAGGGTAACGGCATACAACTACGATCCTATTGAAAAAAAGCCACTGTATCATTTCTATCCTGGAAGTACAATATTTTCCTTTGGGAGCTACGGCTGTAACCTCGGTTGTGACTTCTGCCAGAACTGGCAGATAGTTACTGATCATAACAGCTTTGTGGAAGCAACTACTGAAGACATTCTCGACCTTGCAAAGGTCAGAGGATCCATTGGGATCGCCTACACCTACAATGAGCCTACCGTTTTCTATGAATTTGTTTTGGACACAGCAAGGAAAGCAAGAGAGGAAGGGCTATTTAACGTCCTCGTCACCAACGGCTATATCAACAGGGAACCCCTGGAGGAACTATTGCAGTATATAGATGCAATGAATATCGATCTGAAGTCGTTTACAAACGAGTTCTATCAGAGCATTTGCAGGGGGACTTTGGAGCCTGTTCTTGAAACCATAAGACTTGCAGCTAAAAAAACGCACGTTGAGCTGACGACACTTATAATTGATGGAAGGAACAGCTCGAAAAAGGAGATGGAGGAGCTTTCAGGCTTCATAGCATCGATTGACCCCGGTATACCATTTCACCTGAGCAGATATTATCCAAACTACAGGATGAAGGATCCGCCCACATCTGTCTATACTCTCACTGAGCTTAAAAAGACAGCGGAGAAGAAATTAAAGCATGTCTATGTTGGGAATGTTCTGGGATATGACAATGATACTTACTGCCCGGAATGCAGAAAACGTTTGATTGGAAGGTTCCCGCAGATCCGGATCGAAGGAATGGTGGAAGGACGCTGCAGTCAATGCGGCTACAAGGTTCCAGGAAGATTTTGA